A single genomic interval of Acidobacteriota bacterium harbors:
- a CDS encoding sugar transferase, with translation MAEPIETGCFPVLQYPKWILFFKRAFDVVVSIVVLLLVWPLLLFVALAVKLSGPGPVFYRGVRTGLRGIPFRIFKFRTMVADAERLGGPTTGTRDPRVTRVGAFLRKTKFDELPQLLNVLRGEMSLVGPRPEVPEYTRRYRGEEALILSMRPGITDYASVEFADLDDRVGSTDPDAYFREHILPRKNALRVLYVKNWSFTGDLNILWRTLLRVLKRVFSR, from the coding sequence ATGGCGGAACCAATCGAGACCGGGTGTTTTCCTGTTCTGCAGTATCCCAAATGGATTCTATTTTTTAAACGGGCTTTCGACGTGGTCGTGTCTATTGTCGTCCTTTTGCTGGTTTGGCCGCTCCTGCTCTTCGTCGCCTTAGCCGTTAAGCTCTCGGGCCCCGGGCCTGTCTTCTACCGGGGGGTGCGTACCGGACTCCGCGGGATTCCCTTCCGGATCTTCAAGTTCCGCACCATGGTGGCGGACGCGGAACGGTTGGGCGGGCCCACCACGGGGACCCGGGACCCCCGCGTGACCCGGGTCGGCGCCTTTCTTCGGAAGACCAAGTTCGACGAACTCCCCCAGCTCCTCAACGTGCTGCGCGGCGAGATGAGCCTGGTGGGGCCCCGCCCCGAAGTCCCCGAATACACCCGCCGGTACCGGGGGGAAGAGGCCCTGATCCTGAGCATGCGCCCTGGGATCACCGACTACGCGTCGGTGGAGTTCGCCGACCTCGACGACCGGGTCGGGAGCACGGACCCCGACGCGTACTTCCGGGAACACATCCTCCCGCGGAAGAACGCGCTCCGGGTCCTCTACGTGAAGAACTGGTCCTTCACGGGGGACCTGAACATCCTCTGGCGGACCCTGCTCCGGGTCCTGAAGCGGGTCTTCTCACGATGA
- a CDS encoding aminotransferase class I/II-fold pyridoxal phosphate-dependent enzyme, with product MLKLGSRTAWVLQSEIRAMSIECDRVGGINLSQGVCDTEVPFPVREGAKRAMDEGVNTYTRYDGLEALRTAIADKQSRFTGCAYDPETEVIVSAGATGALYCACLALLDPGDEVVLFEPYYGYHLSTLVATGAVPVYVRLAEPAWAFSDPDLEAALTSRTRAVLVNTPANPSGKVFTRAELLRIAAFAEAHDLFVFTDEIYEHFLYDGREHLSPAALPGMRERTITVSGLSKTFSITGWRIGYCLCDARWARAIGYFNDLVYVCAPAPLQLGVAEGLRALGGEYYQGLSVEYSLKRDLICGALQQAGLAPHVPQGAYYVLADLSRLDGRTSKEKAMALLASTGVACVPGEAFYHDDAGENLGRFCFAKETPVLEEACRRLGEIRL from the coding sequence ATGCTCAAACTCGGCTCCCGAACCGCCTGGGTCCTGCAATCCGAGATCCGGGCCATGTCCATCGAATGCGACCGCGTGGGGGGGATCAACCTCTCCCAGGGCGTCTGCGACACCGAGGTCCCCTTCCCTGTCCGCGAAGGCGCGAAGCGGGCCATGGACGAGGGCGTCAACACCTACACCCGCTACGACGGACTGGAGGCCCTCCGCACGGCGATCGCGGACAAGCAGAGCCGCTTCACGGGCTGCGCGTACGACCCCGAGACCGAGGTGATTGTCAGCGCCGGCGCCACGGGGGCCCTCTACTGCGCCTGCCTGGCCCTCCTGGACCCCGGGGACGAGGTGGTGCTCTTCGAGCCGTACTACGGTTACCACCTCAGCACCCTGGTGGCCACGGGGGCGGTCCCGGTGTACGTCCGACTGGCGGAGCCCGCCTGGGCCTTTTCGGACCCCGACCTCGAGGCGGCCCTCACGTCCCGGACGCGGGCCGTCCTGGTGAACACGCCCGCCAACCCCTCCGGCAAGGTCTTCACCCGGGCGGAGCTGCTCCGGATCGCGGCCTTCGCCGAGGCCCACGACCTTTTCGTCTTCACCGACGAGATCTACGAGCACTTCCTCTACGACGGGCGGGAACACCTTTCCCCCGCCGCGCTCCCCGGGATGCGGGAGCGGACGATCACCGTCTCCGGCCTGTCGAAGACCTTCAGCATCACCGGGTGGCGGATCGGCTACTGCCTCTGCGATGCGCGGTGGGCCCGGGCCATCGGCTACTTCAACGACCTCGTATACGTCTGCGCCCCGGCGCCATTGCAACTCGGGGTGGCCGAGGGGTTGCGCGCCCTGGGCGGGGAGTACTACCAGGGGCTCTCGGTGGAGTATTCGTTGAAGCGCGACCTTATCTGCGGGGCGTTGCAGCAGGCCGGGTTAGCCCCGCACGTCCCGCAGGGCGCCTACTACGTCCTGGCGGACCTTTCCCGCCTCGACGGGCGAACGAGCAAGGAGAAGGCCATGGCGCTCCTGGCGTCGACGGGGGTGGCCTGCGTCCCGGGCGAGGCGTTCTACCACGACGACGCGGGGGAAAACCTGGGGCGCTTCTGCTTCGCCAAGGAGACGCCGGTCCTGGAAGAGGCGTGCCGGCGGCTGGGGGAAATCAGGCTGTAG
- a CDS encoding DUF4160 domain-containing protein: MPTISMFYGIIVRMLFMDNQRHNRPHIHAEYQGTQAVLSIPEGELMEGELPGKKLRLLQAWIDIHEEELMADWSLAVRGEPVFPIEPLR, from the coding sequence ATGCCAACCATCAGCATGTTCTACGGGATCATCGTCAGAATGCTGTTCATGGACAACCAACGGCACAATCGCCCGCACATCCATGCCGAGTACCAGGGTACACAGGCCGTATTGTCAATTCCGGAAGGCGAATTGATGGAAGGCGAACTGCCGGGGAAAAAGCTACGTTTGTTACAGGCCTGGATCGACATTCATGAGGAGGAGCTCATGGCGGACTGGTCTCTGGCCGTTCGAGGCGAGCCGGTCTTCCCGATCGAACCGCTTCGTTGA
- a CDS encoding glycosyltransferase encodes MVDQSYEVSSSHGRANSSVRRLQARRVFRQNTGHMNIWLLKIGEPVPVVASFKERLHRCGMLTDYLSEGGHNATWWTSTFDRIKRENLYERDVVVNPKPGLTIRLLHSPGYSQSLSLARIRDQRHVAKKFLKHSQGLLPPDLILSAYPTIDLCKAAIVYGNRHGIPVILDMRDMWPDIIFESVPRAIRLPARILTWPMMRDSRFVCSKAFAITGITEEFVQWGLHRGNRQRTPLDSSFPLAFSTKVPPAKDLEAAQRFWDQMGVGQSEQEFIVCFIGTLGHQFDLGPVIHAARILKDAGRRVRFVICGSGDLLESHRKAVCGDDTVLFPGWIDAAKLYSLLRRASVGLDPVPDRYDFLSTINNKAIEYFSAGLPVISSPKRGVLFELLHRENCGFSYATGNAEELALHISRLMDDPLLLGRMSENSQRSFHSSFDADRVYRGMIKHLEKVVKIYKGQDHSEESRKKAPVSEVLIP; translated from the coding sequence TTGGTCGATCAAAGCTACGAAGTGTCGAGTAGCCATGGTCGGGCAAATTCATCAGTGCGACGTCTTCAAGCCCGCCGCGTATTCCGCCAAAACACAGGGCACATGAATATCTGGTTGCTTAAAATTGGAGAACCGGTGCCGGTTGTCGCCTCTTTTAAAGAGCGTCTGCACCGGTGCGGGATGCTGACTGATTACCTTTCGGAAGGAGGCCACAATGCCACCTGGTGGACATCGACGTTTGACAGGATCAAGAGAGAGAATCTCTACGAACGGGATGTTGTCGTAAATCCCAAGCCGGGTCTCACCATCCGTTTGCTTCATAGCCCTGGATACAGTCAGAGCCTTTCCCTCGCCAGAATTCGGGACCAACGTCATGTGGCAAAGAAATTCCTCAAACACTCTCAGGGACTCCTTCCTCCCGATCTGATTCTTTCCGCCTACCCGACCATCGATCTCTGCAAAGCAGCCATTGTCTATGGAAACAGACACGGCATCCCGGTGATTCTGGACATGCGGGACATGTGGCCGGATATTATCTTCGAGTCGGTTCCGCGAGCGATTCGTCTGCCAGCCAGAATCCTCACCTGGCCCATGATGCGGGATTCGCGATTTGTCTGTTCGAAGGCGTTTGCCATAACAGGAATTACCGAGGAATTCGTCCAATGGGGGTTACACCGAGGAAATCGGCAACGGACACCGCTCGACAGCAGTTTCCCATTGGCCTTCTCAACAAAAGTGCCACCGGCGAAGGACCTGGAGGCGGCTCAACGTTTCTGGGACCAGATGGGAGTCGGGCAGTCCGAACAGGAATTCATTGTGTGTTTCATCGGAACCCTTGGGCATCAATTCGATCTTGGTCCGGTCATCCATGCGGCGCGCATCCTGAAAGACGCCGGTCGCCGTGTTCGATTCGTGATCTGCGGCAGTGGCGATTTGCTGGAATCCCATCGGAAAGCCGTCTGTGGTGATGACACTGTTCTGTTCCCGGGATGGATAGACGCGGCGAAATTATATTCACTTCTCCGCCGCGCTTCCGTGGGACTGGATCCTGTCCCGGATCGATATGACTTTCTTTCGACAATCAATAACAAAGCAATAGAGTACTTCAGTGCCGGGCTTCCAGTCATTTCAAGTCCGAAACGGGGAGTTCTTTTTGAGTTACTCCATCGGGAAAATTGTGGGTTCAGCTATGCTACTGGGAATGCCGAGGAATTGGCTCTTCATATCTCAAGATTGATGGATGATCCCCTTCTGTTGGGACGCATGTCGGAAAATTCACAGCGATCATTTCATTCCTCCTTTGATGCAGATCGCGTATATCGCGGTATGATCAAGCATCTCGAGAAAGTCGTTAAAATCTATAAAGGGCAAGATCACTCGGAGGAATCGAGGAAGAAAGCACCAGTCTCCGAGGTCTTGATACCCTGA
- a CDS encoding aldo/keto reductase has product MSGLDLIQPWDDGPRFTRLGMGCWAIGGHGWGKVDDDASERALRQARERGVTFFDTADCYGLGKSERMLRDTFGDGLRSLFVASKGGVRWNDAGRVRADCSPTYLRSAAEASLRRLGLERLPLYYIHKPDGFTPIPEMVGALVRLREEGKIGEIGVSNFSAGQLAEALCAAPVRFVQNPFNLLQRESGLELADLCRRSGIRLVAWGALADGLLSGKFNRETTFGDDDHRSRLAAFQGETFLRNLQAVDALREFAHGRGVTLAQLALRWVLDAFPFTCALFGVKTAAQVDENLGADGWRLAKADMARIDACVGPLPRTRLPEGPR; this is encoded by the coding sequence ATGAGCGGCCTCGATCTCATCCAGCCGTGGGACGACGGACCCCGGTTCACCCGCCTGGGGATGGGGTGCTGGGCGATCGGGGGGCACGGATGGGGCAAGGTGGACGACGACGCCTCCGAGCGGGCCCTTCGCCAGGCCCGTGAGCGGGGGGTGACCTTCTTCGACACGGCGGACTGTTACGGCCTGGGCAAGTCGGAGCGGATGCTGCGGGACACCTTCGGGGACGGCCTGCGCTCGCTCTTCGTGGCCTCCAAGGGCGGCGTGCGCTGGAATGACGCCGGGCGGGTCCGGGCAGACTGCTCCCCAACCTACCTGCGGAGCGCCGCGGAGGCCAGCCTGCGCCGCCTGGGCCTCGAACGGCTCCCCCTCTACTACATCCACAAACCGGACGGCTTCACGCCCATCCCCGAGATGGTGGGAGCCTTGGTCCGCCTCCGGGAGGAGGGGAAGATCGGCGAGATCGGGGTGTCCAACTTCTCCGCGGGCCAGTTGGCGGAGGCTCTTTGCGCGGCCCCCGTCCGCTTCGTGCAGAACCCCTTCAACCTGCTGCAGCGGGAGAGCGGCCTCGAACTGGCGGACCTCTGCCGGCGCTCCGGGATCCGGCTGGTCGCCTGGGGGGCGCTCGCCGATGGGCTGCTGAGCGGCAAGTTCAACCGGGAAACCACCTTCGGGGACGACGATCACCGCAGCCGCCTGGCGGCGTTCCAGGGGGAGACGTTCCTCCGGAACCTGCAGGCGGTGGACGCGCTCCGGGAGTTCGCCCACGGACGGGGGGTGACCCTGGCCCAACTGGCCCTGCGCTGGGTCCTGGACGCCTTCCCCTTCACCTGCGCGCTCTTCGGGGTGAAAACCGCGGCCCAGGTGGACGAGAACCTGGGCGCCGACGGCTGGCGGCTGGCGAAGGCGGACATGGCGCGCATCGACGCGTGCGTGGGGCCCTTGCCCCGGACCCGCCTGCCGGAAGGCCCGCGTTGA
- a CDS encoding UPF0175 family protein, with product MAEVLQITIPEDVRARLNRTPEEMGRDLRLYAALMLFRLGKLSSGAAAELAGVPRVDFLDLCAEYGLTVSALSVADLHQETAAWGPPASSLSPPTGGQAEGGSAAGPESGGFERV from the coding sequence ATGGCTGAGGTTCTTCAAATTACAATCCCGGAAGACGTCAGGGCCAGGCTGAATCGTACGCCCGAGGAGATGGGCAGAGATCTGAGGCTCTATGCCGCGTTGATGCTTTTCCGCCTGGGCAAGCTTTCGTCCGGAGCGGCCGCCGAACTCGCGGGTGTGCCCCGGGTGGACTTCCTGGACCTTTGCGCGGAATACGGTCTCACGGTGTCGGCCCTTTCCGTCGCGGACCTTCACCAGGAAACGGCGGCGTGGGGCCCCCCCGCATCGTCTTTATCGCCGCCGACAGGCGGTCAGGCTGAAGGCGGGTCGGCCGCAGGTCCGGAGAGCGGCGGATTCGAGAGGGTTTGA
- a CDS encoding GNAT family N-acetyltransferase, translating into MDYEIRQARIGDLDAVLTFCRRIWPERDYSESTWPAWFGDHKRVILVAARGERPIGVIRGEMMSSCEGWVEGVRIDPDYSSCGIGSQLLAEILPILRSRGAKYIRSLISMDNLASQRVFIKNLFRSPHRVRPFAIKRRTKRIDIGNYPAELVKLGPLDGSLALGFLSDRKNSRKWRTYLETTGNLYCYDGVHWRYWNKDHLAKHLETGEVWIWADPTLRAIAVVSTNAIRPGVSDVGLLEGSREACRCLLEGLTRSVIMPEGAKEFPPSARTFLPLELSRMQRAACDAGYQSDRARHKAMHLYEWHAEET; encoded by the coding sequence ATGGATTATGAGATCCGACAAGCCCGAATAGGCGATCTGGATGCCGTGTTGACTTTCTGCCGACGTATCTGGCCGGAGAGGGATTACTCGGAATCGACGTGGCCGGCTTGGTTTGGCGACCACAAACGGGTGATTTTGGTTGCTGCAAGAGGGGAGCGGCCAATAGGGGTCATCCGGGGCGAGATGATGTCGTCCTGTGAAGGATGGGTGGAAGGTGTCCGAATCGATCCAGACTATTCTTCCTGCGGTATCGGGAGTCAACTTTTGGCCGAGATCCTTCCGATCCTGAGATCAAGAGGTGCAAAATATATCCGTAGCCTGATTTCAATGGATAACCTGGCATCGCAACGGGTTTTTATAAAAAATCTCTTCCGGTCCCCTCACCGAGTGCGACCGTTTGCGATCAAGCGAAGGACGAAACGAATCGACATCGGGAATTATCCGGCAGAACTGGTGAAACTAGGCCCGCTTGATGGTTCTCTGGCTCTTGGGTTCCTCTCCGACAGGAAGAATTCCCGAAAATGGCGAACATACCTGGAAACCACTGGAAATTTATACTGTTACGATGGTGTTCATTGGCGATACTGGAACAAGGACCATCTGGCGAAACACCTTGAAACCGGCGAGGTCTGGATTTGGGCCGATCCGACACTGCGAGCCATCGCAGTGGTTAGCACAAATGCCATCAGGCCGGGAGTATCGGACGTCGGTCTCTTGGAGGGCTCACGTGAGGCCTGCCGATGCCTTCTAGAGGGGCTGACCCGAAGCGTGATCATGCCAGAAGGAGCCAAGGAGTTCCCTCCTTCTGCCCGCACCTTCCTTCCCCTTGAACTTTCACGAATGCAACGAGCGGCCTGTGACGCCGGATATCAGTCCGACCGGGCCCGTCACAAAGCGATGCACCTGTATGAATGGCACGCAGAAGAGACCTGA
- a CDS encoding UPF0175 family protein, with amino-acid sequence MISIEIPREVIHATRMKPLELKQELAIHLFQQGKLSFGLAREMAGLSVWTFQQLLGSRGIPVHYDLEDYEEDLKTLKGMGRI; translated from the coding sequence ATGATTTCCATCGAGATCCCCCGCGAGGTGATCCATGCCACCCGGATGAAGCCGCTCGAGTTGAAACAGGAACTGGCGATCCACCTTTTCCAGCAAGGGAAGCTTTCCTTCGGCCTGGCCCGCGAGATGGCGGGTTTGTCGGTCTGGACGTTTCAGCAGTTGCTGGGCAGCCGGGGCATCCCCGTCCACTATGACCTCGAGGATTACGAGGAGGACCTGAAAACCCTGAAGGGGATGGGCCGGATATGA
- a CDS encoding UPF0175 family protein: protein MSVHVEFPDELLTAVGEEPKAFSRQVMLFTLGHLYEQGRISAGLGAQVLGCDRLEFYHLLSEAGFFVIDYPAEELDREAVTSRQIAETRRSRYPETDGCTMKGWAD, encoded by the coding sequence ATGAGCGTTCACGTTGAGTTCCCGGACGAACTGCTGACGGCGGTAGGCGAAGAGCCGAAAGCGTTTTCGCGGCAGGTGATGCTTTTCACCCTCGGTCATCTCTACGAGCAAGGGCGCATCTCCGCCGGCCTGGGCGCACAGGTCCTGGGGTGTGACCGGCTCGAATTCTATCACTTGCTGAGTGAGGCAGGCTTCTTTGTCATAGACTACCCTGCCGAAGAACTCGACCGCGAAGCCGTGACAAGCCGCCAGATCGCAGAGACGAGGCGCTCGCGATACCCGGAGACGGATGGGTGTACCATGAAGGGGTGGGCGGATTGA
- a CDS encoding thiamine pyrophosphate-dependent dehydrogenase E1 component subunit alpha — MTHPPELLLRLYETMVLIRTVEESFVEPILSGEVRCPCHLYSGEEAIAAGICAALTERDAVFGTHRSHGHFLAKGGSLDAMVAEVYCRESGCCGGRGGSMHLVDPAVGMLGAAPIVAGTIPLALGAALASDIREDGTVAVAFFGDGAAGEGVLYESLNFAALKRLPLIFVCENNLYSTHLPLRECRVERPIAEVAHPFGITAKTLDGNDVLAVHEAALEVVRECREGRGPVFLECLTYRFRGHVGPDDNIQGSHTDIRPAEEVARWLQRDPILLLEGKLKSSGLLDDAKIGEVRQAAAVRVAQAHARATRAAFPEAKELLHHV, encoded by the coding sequence ATGACCCATCCGCCTGAGTTACTCTTGCGGCTTTACGAGACCATGGTCCTCATCCGGACCGTGGAAGAGAGTTTCGTCGAGCCCATCCTGTCGGGGGAGGTCCGCTGCCCCTGCCACCTCTATTCCGGGGAGGAGGCCATCGCGGCCGGCATTTGCGCGGCCCTGACCGAGCGGGACGCCGTTTTCGGCACCCACCGATCCCACGGGCACTTCCTGGCCAAGGGCGGCAGCCTCGACGCGATGGTGGCGGAGGTGTACTGCCGGGAAAGCGGGTGCTGCGGGGGACGCGGCGGTTCGATGCACCTGGTCGACCCCGCCGTGGGGATGCTGGGGGCCGCCCCCATCGTGGCGGGAACCATCCCGCTGGCCCTGGGCGCCGCCCTCGCGTCAGACATCCGGGAGGACGGCACCGTGGCCGTGGCCTTCTTCGGCGACGGCGCCGCCGGCGAAGGCGTCCTGTACGAGTCGCTGAACTTCGCCGCCCTCAAGCGCCTGCCGCTGATCTTCGTCTGCGAGAACAACCTCTACTCCACGCACCTCCCCCTCCGGGAGTGCCGGGTGGAGCGGCCCATCGCGGAGGTGGCCCACCCCTTCGGGATCACGGCGAAAACCCTGGACGGGAACGACGTCCTGGCCGTGCACGAGGCGGCCCTGGAGGTGGTGAGGGAGTGCCGGGAAGGCCGGGGCCCCGTGTTCCTGGAGTGCCTGACGTACCGTTTTAGAGGCCACGTGGGGCCTGACGACAACATCCAGGGCTCCCACACCGACATCCGGCCGGCCGAGGAGGTCGCCCGCTGGCTCCAGCGGGACCCCATCCTCCTCCTGGAGGGGAAACTGAAGTCCTCCGGTCTTCTCGACGACGCGAAAATCGGGGAAGTCCGCCAGGCCGCCGCCGTCCGGGTGGCCCAAGCCCACGCCCGGGCGACGCGCGCGGCGTTCCCGGAGGCAAAGGAGTTGCTGCACCATGTCTAA
- a CDS encoding glycosyltransferase family 4 protein, with the protein MRVWLAAVGEPLPIDRPGGERPLRMGLIARELARRGHAVTWWTSTFDHAAKRQRFREDRDLQPSPGLRLVLLRSRGYRRNICVGRLLDHRGLGLAFRRKTACEPPPDAVLASLPPLEMPWEACRYARRHRAPFFVNVSDTWPDAFFKLVPPRALPVVRLLCRPFTRMARQTCAGAAGILSISRDYLAWGLGMAGRERRAADGIFPLGYDPVGLSPGERARLTDQWVGAGVDPGRFVCCFFGTFSPLRDVETVIEAARVLERAGERDFQFVLCGGGDSLGKCRIAAAGTASVLLPGWVEARDIAVLMGLSKAGLVPYSRRATQSLPNKPFEYFSAGLPVLSSLGGELAELVEESRCGLPYEPGDVAGFLGALRQLRDDEPGRRAMGERARGLFEERFSARVIYPALVEHLERCVSEHTDCDGGVP; encoded by the coding sequence TTGAGGGTCTGGCTGGCCGCCGTCGGCGAACCCCTGCCCATCGACCGGCCGGGGGGGGAGCGGCCCCTGCGCATGGGGTTGATCGCCCGGGAGCTGGCGCGCCGCGGACACGCGGTCACGTGGTGGACGTCCACCTTCGACCACGCGGCGAAGCGCCAGCGCTTTCGGGAAGATCGTGACCTGCAGCCCTCCCCCGGGCTCCGGCTGGTCCTTCTCCGGAGCCGGGGATATCGCCGCAACATCTGCGTGGGCCGGCTGCTGGACCACCGGGGCCTTGGCCTTGCATTCCGCCGGAAGACGGCGTGCGAGCCCCCGCCCGACGCGGTCCTCGCCAGTCTCCCCCCCCTGGAGATGCCCTGGGAAGCCTGCCGGTACGCCCGCCGGCACAGGGCGCCATTCTTCGTCAACGTGAGCGACACCTGGCCGGACGCGTTCTTCAAGCTCGTCCCGCCCCGGGCGCTCCCCGTCGTCCGCCTGCTCTGCCGGCCTTTCACCCGGATGGCCCGGCAAACCTGCGCCGGGGCGGCGGGGATCCTGTCGATCTCCCGGGACTACCTGGCGTGGGGGCTGGGCATGGCCGGGCGGGAACGGCGGGCGGCGGACGGGATCTTCCCCCTGGGCTACGACCCGGTGGGGCTTTCACCCGGGGAGCGGGCACGGCTCACCGACCAGTGGGTGGGCGCCGGCGTGGACCCGGGCCGTTTCGTCTGCTGCTTCTTCGGGACCTTCAGCCCGCTCCGGGACGTCGAAACCGTGATCGAGGCGGCCCGGGTGCTGGAACGGGCGGGGGAGAGGGACTTCCAGTTCGTCCTCTGCGGCGGCGGGGATTCCCTGGGAAAATGCCGGATAGCCGCCGCGGGAACCGCCTCGGTTCTCCTCCCCGGCTGGGTGGAGGCCCGTGACATCGCGGTCCTCATGGGCTTGTCGAAAGCAGGGTTGGTCCCGTATTCCCGGCGTGCCACCCAGTCCCTCCCCAACAAGCCCTTCGAGTACTTCTCGGCCGGCCTTCCCGTCCTCTCGAGCCTGGGGGGGGAACTGGCCGAACTGGTTGAGGAGAGCCGGTGCGGGTTGCCGTACGAGCCCGGGGACGTGGCCGGTTTCCTGGGCGCCCTGCGGCAGCTCCGGGACGATGAACCGGGGCGCCGGGCCATGGGGGAGAGGGCGCGGGGACTCTTCGAGGAGCGCTTCTCGGCCCGGGTGATCTACCCTGCCCTGGTGGAACACCTGGAGCGGTGCGTCTCGGAACACACGGACTGTGATGGAGGAGTTCCGTAA
- a CDS encoding alpha-ketoacid dehydrogenase subunit beta, with amino-acid sequence MSNPMPGRSLSFSLAINEALHQTMAADPRVILLGQGVKSPWYVGNTALGLLERFGEKRVIDTPVSENAMTGAAVGAAIAGMRPVVVHPRMDFMFYAFDPIINEAANWRYMSGGRSRAPVVFWGIINRRGEQAAQHSQAIQAMFAHVPGLKVVMPSTPADAKGLMVAAIRHDDPVVFIDDRLLHRTVGEVPEAVYEVPIGKGVVRREGADVTVAACSSLVTEALEAAAALAGEGIGLEVIDLRSVKPFDGALILESIRKTGRLVVADPGWASFGVSAEIAAFAAEKGFRVLKAPVARVALPDCPAPAARTLEEAYYPNRGDIAGAVRRTLAK; translated from the coding sequence ATGTCTAACCCGATGCCCGGCAGATCCTTGAGTTTCAGCCTCGCCATCAACGAGGCGCTGCACCAGACGATGGCGGCCGACCCCCGGGTCATCCTCCTGGGACAGGGGGTAAAGAGCCCCTGGTACGTCGGCAACACCGCCCTCGGCTTGCTGGAGCGCTTCGGAGAAAAGCGGGTCATCGACACCCCGGTCTCCGAGAACGCCATGACGGGGGCCGCGGTAGGCGCCGCCATCGCCGGGATGCGCCCGGTGGTGGTCCACCCCCGGATGGACTTCATGTTCTACGCCTTCGACCCCATCATCAACGAGGCCGCCAACTGGCGCTACATGAGCGGGGGGCGCTCCCGGGCGCCGGTGGTCTTCTGGGGCATCATCAACCGGCGCGGCGAGCAGGCCGCCCAGCACTCCCAGGCCATCCAGGCCATGTTCGCCCACGTCCCGGGCCTGAAGGTGGTGATGCCGTCGACCCCCGCCGATGCGAAAGGGCTGATGGTGGCGGCCATCCGTCATGACGACCCCGTGGTGTTCATCGACGACCGCCTGCTGCACCGCACGGTGGGGGAGGTCCCCGAGGCGGTGTACGAGGTGCCCATCGGGAAAGGGGTTGTCCGCCGGGAGGGAGCGGATGTCACCGTCGCCGCCTGCTCCTCGCTGGTCACCGAGGCTCTGGAAGCTGCCGCGGCCCTGGCCGGGGAGGGCATCGGCCTGGAAGTCATCGACCTGCGGTCGGTCAAGCCCTTTGACGGGGCGTTGATCCTCGAATCCATCCGAAAGACCGGACGCCTGGTGGTGGCCGACCCGGGATGGGCCTCTTTCGGGGTCTCCGCGGAAATCGCCGCCTTCGCCGCGGAGAAGGGGTTCCGGGTTCTGAAGGCCCCCGTGGCCCGGGTGGCCCTCCCCGACTGCCCCGCCCCGGCGGCCCGGACGCTGGAAGAAGCGTACTACCCGAACCGGGGGGACATCGCCGGAGCGGTCCGAAGAACCCTCGCGAAGTAG
- a CDS encoding DUF3368 domain-containing protein — MRVVSNSSALINLARIGKLALLQELYGEIIVPEAVWREVVVEGAGQPGAEDVGSAPWIRRKAVTNQQLVHALEQDLDAGEAEAIALALETGAELLLMDERLGRETANHLGLRYTGLIGVLVEAKHKGIIQSVRSCLDSLRDSAGFRISEALYARVLQDHSES, encoded by the coding sequence ATGAGGGTGGTGAGCAACTCCTCCGCCTTGATCAACCTGGCGCGTATCGGCAAGCTGGCCCTGTTGCAGGAACTGTACGGCGAGATCATCGTTCCCGAAGCGGTCTGGAGAGAGGTCGTCGTGGAGGGGGCCGGACAACCGGGGGCAGAAGACGTCGGGTCTGCTCCGTGGATTCGGAGGAAAGCCGTCACGAACCAGCAACTGGTGCACGCCTTGGAACAGGACCTTGATGCGGGAGAGGCGGAGGCCATCGCCCTGGCGTTGGAAACCGGGGCGGAGCTGCTGTTGATGGACGAGCGCCTCGGGCGGGAAACCGCGAACCATCTGGGGCTTCGATATACAGGACTGATCGGCGTTCTGGTCGAAGCCAAGCACAAAGGTATCATCCAATCCGTGCGGAGCTGTCTGGATTCCCTGCGGGATTCTGCCGGATTCCGAATATCCGAGGCGCTTTACGCCAGGGTGCTGCAGGATCATTCCGAATCCTGA
- a CDS encoding DUF2442 domain-containing protein, whose product MIEVRSVEAAADHLLYLTFSNGEIRCFDVKPYLGLTVFHRLRNPAFFSLARLDYGTVTWPGDIDIAPETLYHESQPLTGRTEAQVIVEHTG is encoded by the coding sequence ATGATCGAAGTACGTTCCGTGGAGGCGGCGGCGGATCATCTGCTCTACCTGACCTTCAGCAACGGGGAGATCCGGTGTTTCGACGTGAAGCCTTACCTGGGACTCACGGTTTTTCACCGCCTCCGGAACCCGGCTTTTTTCTCCCTGGCCCGGCTGGATTATGGGACCGTCACCTGGCCCGGGGACATCGACATCGCCCCGGAGACGCTCTACCACGAGTCACAGCCCCTAACCGGACGGACGGAGGCCCAGGTCATTGTCGAGCACACCGGTTGA